In Mustela lutreola isolate mMusLut2 chromosome 1, mMusLut2.pri, whole genome shotgun sequence, one genomic interval encodes:
- the LOC131835049 gene encoding olfactory receptor 52A1-like — MGSTNMSYLNPQTVILIGIPGLEHVQFWIGFPFLGVCLLALLGNIFLLIIIPSDHRLHQPMYIFLAVLAATDLGLCVAIAPKMLAIFWFGSYSMAFNACLTQLFFIHALQGMESGILLAMAFDRYIAICNPLRHTSILTPLFLFRTVLMVAIRATVLVGILPILLKRLQLFQSVVIVHSYCEHMAVVKLAAEDVHLNRSYGLFVAFAILGFDMIFVFVSYILIFQAVFRLPQKEARLKAFNTCTAHIAVFLEFYILAFFSFFSHRFGHVSPYVHILLSTIYLLVPPALNPIIYGVKTKEIHMRVAQICILKPGTEQ; from the coding sequence ATGGGATCTACAAACATGTCATATCTGAACCCACAAACAGTGATCCTCATTGGGATCCCTGGACTAGAACATGTGCAGTTTTGGATCGGATTTCCCTTCCTTGGAGTGTGCCTGCTGGCTCTGCTGGGGAACATCTTCTTATTAATCATCATCCCTTCAGACCACCGTCTTCACCAACCCATGTACATCTTCCTAGCAGTTTTAGCAGCCACTGACCTAGGTCTCTGTGTAGCCATTGCTCCTAAGATGTTGGCCATATTCTGGTTTGGCTCCTATTCCATGGCTTTCAATGCTTGCCTCACTCAGCTCTTCTTCATCCATGCCTTGCAGGGCATGGAATCTGGTATCCTATTGGCCATGGCCTTTGACCGCTACATTGCCATCTGTAATCCTTTGAGGCACACATCCATCCTTACACCTCTCTTTCTATTTCGAACGGTATTGATGGTGGCCATCCGGGCAACGGTGCTTGTTGGAATTTTACCCATTCTACTTAAACGCTTGCAACTTTTCCAGTCTGTGGTTATTGTTCATTCCTATTGTGAACATATGGCGGTCGTCAAGCTGGCTGCAGAAGATGTTCATCTTAATAGATCATATGGGCTCTTTGTGGCCTTTGCAATTCTAGGTTTTGATATGATCTTTGTCTTTGTCTCCTACATTCTGATTTTTCAGGCTGTTTTTCGTCTTCCGCAGAAGGAGGCAAGACTCAAAGCATTCAATACATGTACTGCCCATATTGCTGTATTCCTGGAGTTTTATatccttgcctttttttccttcttcagccACCGTTTTGGACATGTATCACCCTATGTTCATATCCTCTTGTCTACCATCTATCTGCTTGTGCCTCCTGCCCTTAACCCCATTATCTATGGTGTGAAGACCAAAGAGATCCACATGCGTGTTGCTCAGATTTGTATTCTGAAGCCTGGCACTGAACAGTGA
- the LOC131821158 gene encoding olfactory receptor 52K1-like: MTSCNNSIPQPLIFVLAGIPGLESSHGWFSVPFFLVFVITVIGNATILCIIRVEKSLHEPMFLLLVMLSIVDLSLVSVTVPRMLSIFWVNAKEISFKACLTQMFFIPSFYVMESGILLAMAFDRFVAIWFPLRYTTILANSMLGKMALAVLARAVAVLTPAPILAKRLEGFQTHIIAYSYCAYMAVVQIACGDVSNHIVYGLMVIVASVGFDLFFIILSYGLILHAVFQIPSWEARGKALSTCGSHLCIIALFYSPVVFSVLAQILGYHMAPYLQIIIDNLYFLVPPMVNPLIYGARTKQMREWVLWIFHCHRN; the protein is encoded by the coding sequence ATGACCTCTTGCAACAACTCCATTCCTCAACCCCTGATATTTGTCCTGGCTGGAATACCTGGCCTAGAATCTTCCCATGGCtggttctctgtgccttttttcTTGGTATTTGTCATTACAGTTATTGGGAATGCCACCATCTTATGCATCATCCGAGTGGAGAAGAGTCTTCACGAGCCCATGTTTCTCCTACTGGTCATGCTATCTATTGTTGACCTGTCCCTTGTCAGTGTCACTGTGCCTCGCATGCTGAGTATCTTCTGGGTGAATGCCAAAGAGATCAGCTTCAAGGCCTGCCTCACACAGATGTTTTTTATCCCTTCTTTTTACGTCATGGAGTCTGGGATCCTCTTAGCCATGGCTTTTGACAGATTTGTGGCTATCTGGTTCCCTCTGAGATATACAACCATCCTTGCTAACAGCATGCTTGGGAAGATGGCACTGGCTGTCCTGGCAAGGGCAGTGGCAGTGCTGACTCCAGCACCCATCCTGGCGAAAAGACTGGAAGGCTTCCAAACTCATATCATAGCTTACTCCTACTGTGCCTACATGGCTGTGGTGCAGATAGCCTGTGGAGATGTGTCCAACCACATTGTCTATGGCCTCATGGTTATTGTAGCATCTGTGGGATTTGATCTGTTTTTTATCATTCTGTCATATGGGCTGATCCTTCATGCTGTCTTTCAGATCCCCTCTTGGGAGGCACGGGGCAAAGCTCTCAGTACTTGTGGCTCCCATCTTTGTATTATAGCTCTCTTTTATTCTCCTGTTGTCTTCTCTGTCCTGGCCCAGATTTTAGGCTACCATATGGCTCCCTATCTACAGATTATTATTGACAATCTCTACTTTCTTGTGCCTCCCATGGTCAACCCCCTGATTTATGGGGCTCGGACTAAGCAAATGCGGGAGTGGGTGCTGTGGATCTTCCACTGTCATAGAAATTGA